The proteins below are encoded in one region of Apium graveolens cultivar Ventura chromosome 4, ASM990537v1, whole genome shotgun sequence:
- the LOC141719769 gene encoding delta(12)-fatty-acid desaturase FAD2-like: MARKNVSRTPHIRPPFTIGDVRKAIPPHCFERSVLRSFSYVFFDVVMSFSLYCIFTAYIMTESSRLYFLVYMIVYSLLQGCVFSRIWIIGHECGHSAFSNYKWLNDTVGFIFHSFLLFPYFSWKYTHHRHHSKTGYLQQEEFNGPILKSQVSLMFKHLISNPAARFLVTSIVVAFGVPLYLLVNFRGRAYNRFASHFDPFSPMFSHNQRAQIFLSDAACLAMGYGLYKLVLIKGLAWVACVYGGPYLVQTSLLIVAATLHHTHPFVPYYDSKEWNWLRGSLSTVDRDYGILNTMFYQATNAHVAHHLFPTIPHYHAQEATRAIKPILGEYYRYDDTPMYISLWSAFKECVYVEEDEGEQNKGIYWYNNKF; this comes from the coding sequence ATGGCACGAAAAAATGTATCAAGAACTCCCCACATAAGACCTCCATTCACTATTGGTGATGTTAGGAAAGCAATTCCCCCACATTGTTTTGAGCGTTCTGTTCTTCGCTCTTTCTCATATGTTTTCTTTGATGTCGTCATGTCTTTTTCTCTTTACTGCATCTTCACAGCATATATCATGACAGAATCATCTCGATTGTATTTTCTTGTATACATGATTGTTTATTCGCTACTTCAAGGCTGTGTCTTCTCTCGAATTTGGATCATAGGCCATGAATGCGGTCACAGTGCTTTCAGTAACTACAAATGGCTAAATGACACAGTCGGATTTATTTTCCACTCCTTCCTCTTGTTTCCTTACTTTTCGTGGAAGTACACTCACCATCGTCACCACTCCAAAACTGGTTATTTGCAACAAGAAGAATTCAACGGTCCAATACTCAAGTCTCAGGTTTCCTTAATGTTTAAACACCTGATATCAAATCCTGCAGCAAGATTCTTGGTTACTTCTATAGTTGTAGCTTTTGGTGTGCCTCTATACTTGCTTGTCAACTTCCGTGGTCGAGCTTATAATCGATTTGCTTCCCATTTCGATCCTTTCAGTCCAATGTTTTCACATAACCAACGTGCTCAAATCTTTCTTTCTGATGCTGCATGTCTTGCCATGGGCTATGGACTTTACAAACTTGTTTTGATAAAAGGACTAGCATGGGTTGCTTGTGTTTACGGAGGACCATACCTAGTTCAGACTTCTCTGCTTATTGTAGCGGCTACACTTCATCACACTCACCCTTTTGTACCTTACTATGATTCCAAAGAGTGGAATTGGTTAAGAGGATCTTTAAGTACCGTTGATAGAGATTACGGAATCCTCAACACTATGTTTTATCAAGCGACTAATGCACATGTAGCTCACCATCTCTTCCCAACAATCCCACATTACCATGCACAGGAAGCTACCAGAGCAATTAAGCCTATACTGGGGGAGTACTATCGGTATGATGATACCCCCATGTATATATCACTGTGGAGTGCATTTAAAGAATGTGTTTACGTTGAGGAAGATGAAGGTGAACAAAACAAAGGGATATATTGGTACAATAATAAGTTCTGA